The DNA segment CGGATGCGGCCGTTCAGCAGCTCCACCATGTGCAGGGGCTGTCTCCCGTTGACCGAGAGGATGGCGTCCAGCAGGTCCGTCCTGACGCCCTTCTCCCGGGCCTTGGCCCGGATGGACTTCACGTCCTTGGGGAAGCAGGAGCCGCCGAAACCGCAGCCGGCCCGCAGGAACAAGGGACCGATGCGCGGGTCCATACCAACTCCCTTGGCCACCTCGCGGAAGTCCAGGCCCAAGGCCTTGGAAATGTTCCCCAGTTCGTTGACCAGGGAGATGCGCGCGGCCAAGAAGGCGTTGGAGGCCATCTTGGTCATCTCCGCGGTAGAGAGGTCGGTGCGCAATATCGGCGCGTCCACGCCGCGATAAAGGGAGGCGACCTCCTGGAACGTCCGATCGTCCGAGGCCCCGATCACCACGCGGTCCGGCCTAAGGAAGTCGGCCACCGCCACGCCCTCCTTGAGGAACTCCGGGTTCATGGCCACTCCGAGGTCGTCGCCCAGAACCTTTCCGGAACGTTCGACCAGGATGGGCGCCACCAGGTCCCGGGTGGTGTTGGGCAGCACGGTGCTCTTCACCACGACCACATGTCTTCCCTTCTTCTGCGCCAGCATCATGCCGAGGTCTTCCGCCGCTCGCAGGACGTACTGCAGGTCTATGGAGCCATCGTCCCGGGATGGCGTGCCCACGCAAACAAAGGTCATATCTGTGCTCAGGACGGCCGAAAGGTCCATGGTCGCCCGGAAGGTGCCGGAGGCCAAATGCTTCTTCAACAGCTCTTCCAACCCATCCTCGTATATGGGAGGCACGCCGGCATTGATGTTCTCCACCTTCTCCCTGACCGTGTCCAGGCACACGACATCATGTCCCAGCTCAGCAAAGCATGCTCCAGACACCAGTCCAACGTAACCCGTGCCGATGATCGAGACTTTCATCGAAGCGACCCAGGCCGTAAAAGGGTCACGGATTATTTAAGGTCCGCCCAGTCAGCGCCCCCATCGACGAGAGGAGAAGGCAAAACATTACTAAATGGCTTGATGATAGCATCCTCTGCAAGGTGATCTGCTGGAAGGCTCGCCGCGATCGTACAAGGTACTGGTGATAACCCCCGACTATCCGCCCCGATACACTGGCGGATGTGCGTTCAGCTGTCAGCTTCTTGTGGAAGGGCTGAGGGCCAGGGGCGTGCATACCGATGTCTGGGCCTTCAACGGTGATGAGGCCCCGCCCCAGGAGAACGGCATGGGCCAGACCGTATATTATCCCGGTTCCCGCACCCTGTTCGGCCTGAACCGCCTGGCCTATCGCGAGCTGAAGAGACTCCACCCTGATTGCGACATCATCCACGTCTACAACACCCAGCAGCTTCCGGCGGCAGTACGCTACGCCCGAGGCCGGGAGATCAAGGTGGCGGCCACCCTTAACAACCTGGCCGCGGTGTGCACCAATCCCAGCGAATACGTGGAAGGCGAATGCGCCGGTTGCCGGTCGATCGATTCATTGACCTGCTCCATGAAACGGCTAGGTTCCTGGAAGATGAGGGCCTTCATGCCGGTCCACTGGCTGGAGTTCATCATCCTGCATCGCCGTTCGCGCCACGCCTCCGGTTACATTGCGCTGTCCGAGGCCACGCGAAGATGCTATCTGGACGCGGGCTACGATCCGGAACGGATAACGCTCATTCCCAACATGGTCGACCCAGGGATGACCGCCAGTACCGAACCGCCCTCCCGAGACGGTCGCAACAAAATCATCCTGTACGCGGGAAGGCTGGAGGCGGAGAAAGGCCTGCAGGTGCTCATCAAGGCCTTCGCCACTCTCTCCGAGGGCAGCATCCTCTACATCGTGGGGAAGGGGGACTTCGGTCCGCAGCTAAAGAAGCTGGCCGACGACCTGGGGCTGGAAGGCAAGGTCATATTCACCGGGTTCATGGAAAAGGAGGAGATCGGTCGATATTACGACATGGCCGACGTCTTCGTGCATCCAGCTCTATGGCCGGAGCCCTTCCCCCGCACTATCCTGGAAGCGCTGGCCCACCGCCTGCCGCTGATAGTGTCCGACAGCGGTTCCTCGGCCAGTATTCTCGGCCCGGCCGGCCTGTCCTTTGCCAGCGGTGACGACAGGGACCTGAGCCTCAAGCTGCAGACCCTGCTCGACGACGAAGGTCTGCGCCAGAGGACCGTGGAGGCCGGGGCGGAGGTGCTGCAGCGCTACCACCCGGACACGGTCATGGCCCAGATAATCGATTTCTACGGCGAACTGTTCTCCTGAGGCGGGGCGGTCGTTTCCTTCTCGACCTTCTTGTCCTTCTTCTTACGCTCACGCAGGTCCTTCTGGAACCCGCCCTCCTTCCATTCCCGACGGTAGACCAACAGCTCCAGGGCGTAATACACCAGCCATAGGGCCGATCCGCAGAGTATCAGCAGCAATATGCCAGTATAATCCACGCTGATAGAGATGTCCTCGATGGTATCGAGGGCCATCTTCCCTTCCATTCCCAGCGTCCATATCCAGTATAGGCTGATCAGCACCATGATCAGGGCCGGGATGAGGCGGGAGAACGATCCCCGGGGATAGAATCCCTTGAAGAAGGCCAGGCAGGTCATGGGCAGTCCCAGGACCAGCATGTATCCGAACAGGTCGTCCAGCCTCGTCAGCAGCTCACCGACCTCCTGGGCGTTGAGGGTGGAGAGG comes from the Methanomassiliicoccales archaeon genome and includes:
- a CDS encoding UDP-glucose/GDP-mannose dehydrogenase family protein, producing the protein MKVSIIGTGYVGLVSGACFAELGHDVVCLDTVREKVENINAGVPPIYEDGLEELLKKHLASGTFRATMDLSAVLSTDMTFVCVGTPSRDDGSIDLQYVLRAAEDLGMMLAQKKGRHVVVVKSTVLPNTTRDLVAPILVERSGKVLGDDLGVAMNPEFLKEGVAVADFLRPDRVVIGASDDRTFQEVASLYRGVDAPILRTDLSTAEMTKMASNAFLAARISLVNELGNISKALGLDFREVAKGVGMDPRIGPLFLRAGCGFGGSCFPKDVKSIRAKAREKGVRTDLLDAILSVNGRQPLHMVELLNGRIRIEGSTVAVLGLAFKPGTDDIREASSLTVVAELLRKGAKVRAYDPQAMENFRRTFPYITYCQSVKECLQGADAALILTEWKEFADPSLYGPMPVVDGRGVTKTINYEGICW
- a CDS encoding glycosyltransferase family 4 protein, with amino-acid sequence MITPDYPPRYTGGCAFSCQLLVEGLRARGVHTDVWAFNGDEAPPQENGMGQTVYYPGSRTLFGLNRLAYRELKRLHPDCDIIHVYNTQQLPAAVRYARGREIKVAATLNNLAAVCTNPSEYVEGECAGCRSIDSLTCSMKRLGSWKMRAFMPVHWLEFIILHRRSRHASGYIALSEATRRCYLDAGYDPERITLIPNMVDPGMTASTEPPSRDGRNKIILYAGRLEAEKGLQVLIKAFATLSEGSILYIVGKGDFGPQLKKLADDLGLEGKVIFTGFMEKEEIGRYYDMADVFVHPALWPEPFPRTILEALAHRLPLIVSDSGSSASILGPAGLSFASGDDRDLSLKLQTLLDDEGLRQRTVEAGAEVLQRYHPDTVMAQIIDFYGELFS